A window of Haliscomenobacter hydrossis DSM 1100 contains these coding sequences:
- a CDS encoding alpha-N-arabinofuranosidase: MKNLHLTLLLTLCSISMYAQNQIVLNADLGKHTISKHIYGHFSEHLGRCIYDGIYVGENNPKIPTVDGVRKDVIDALIKLKIPNLRWPGGCFADTYHWKDGIGPLANRPTIVNTWWGNVTENNSFGTHDFLNLCEKLGTEPYLSGNVGSGTVQELADWVQYTNFDGVSPMSKLRKENGREKPWNVRFWGLGNEAWGCGGNMKPEYYANIYRQYATFMTSTGNTRLYKIASGASDADYNWTEVLMRDIPHNMLDAVALHHYSVIDWNKKGPSTTFSEDQYFTTMQRAYQMEELVTRHSNIMDKYDPNKRVDLIVDEWGGWYDVEPGTNGAFLYQQNTMRDAVLAGMTLNIFQNHCERVKMANLAQIVNVLQAVILTKEEKMILTPTYHVMEMYNVHQEATMLPLTIQTNQYKLDNRQLPALTCSASKNKEGVTHISLTNIHAREAQEISIDLRGAKYASVNGRILTAATLQDHNTFENPEKIKPAAYNGATLSNNQLKVKVPPFSVVVLALK; encoded by the coding sequence ATGAAAAACCTACATCTGACACTGCTGCTGACTTTGTGCAGCATTAGCATGTACGCTCAAAACCAGATCGTACTCAATGCCGACCTTGGCAAACACACCATTAGCAAGCACATTTACGGCCATTTTTCCGAACACCTGGGCCGTTGCATCTACGACGGGATTTATGTGGGGGAAAACAACCCCAAAATCCCCACGGTAGATGGGGTGCGTAAAGACGTGATCGACGCTTTGATCAAACTCAAAATACCCAACCTGCGTTGGCCAGGTGGTTGTTTTGCCGACACCTACCACTGGAAAGACGGTATTGGGCCATTGGCCAATCGTCCCACCATCGTCAACACCTGGTGGGGGAATGTAACCGAAAACAACAGTTTTGGTACCCACGATTTTTTGAACTTGTGTGAGAAATTGGGCACCGAACCCTACCTGTCGGGTAATGTGGGCAGTGGGACGGTTCAGGAATTGGCCGATTGGGTGCAGTACACCAATTTTGACGGAGTCAGCCCCATGTCCAAATTGCGTAAGGAAAATGGTCGTGAAAAGCCCTGGAATGTGCGTTTTTGGGGATTAGGTAACGAAGCCTGGGGTTGTGGTGGCAACATGAAGCCCGAGTACTACGCCAACATTTACCGCCAATACGCCACCTTTATGACTTCAACGGGCAATACCCGCCTGTACAAAATCGCCTCAGGTGCCAGCGATGCGGATTACAACTGGACGGAGGTGTTGATGCGGGACATTCCCCACAACATGCTCGATGCCGTTGCCCTGCACCACTATTCCGTCATCGATTGGAATAAAAAAGGGCCTTCTACCACCTTTTCCGAAGATCAGTACTTCACCACCATGCAACGGGCTTATCAAATGGAAGAACTGGTTACCCGCCACAGCAACATCATGGACAAGTACGACCCCAACAAACGGGTAGACCTGATCGTGGACGAATGGGGCGGCTGGTACGACGTAGAACCAGGCACCAATGGCGCATTTTTGTACCAACAAAACACCATGCGCGACGCCGTGCTGGCGGGCATGACCCTGAATATTTTCCAAAACCATTGCGAGCGGGTGAAAATGGCCAACCTGGCTCAAATTGTCAACGTACTGCAGGCGGTGATCCTCACCAAAGAGGAAAAAATGATTTTGACACCCACTTACCACGTGATGGAAATGTACAATGTGCATCAGGAGGCAACGATGCTGCCTTTGACGATTCAGACGAACCAATACAAATTGGACAATCGCCAATTGCCTGCCTTGACTTGTTCTGCTTCCAAAAATAAGGAGGGGGTCACCCACATTTCACTGACCAATATCCATGCCCGGGAAGCTCAGGAAATCAGCATTGATTTGCGTGGTGCCAAGTACGCCAGCGTGAATGGTCGGATTTTGACGGCGGCCACTTTGCAGGATCACAACACGTTCGAAAATCCTGAAAAAATCAAACCTGCTGCGTACAATGGAGCGACTTTGAGCAACAATCAGCTGAAGGTGAAAGTACCGCCATTTTCAGTGGTAGTTTTAGCGCTGAAGTAA
- a CDS encoding trans-sulfuration enzyme family protein, with protein MHPETLAIRGQMDRTDYREHSPAMYLTSSFTFPNAELMADTFAGLNDDIIYSRYNNPSVDEFISKVCQMEGVEDGFATASGMAAVFASMAALLRSGDHVLASRAVFGSTHQILTQIFPKWGISHTYVDPDDIDNWEQAIQPNTKMLVLESPSNPGLALVDLEKAGQLCKKHGLIFNIDNCFATPVIQTPNDYGADLIVHSATKWMDGQGRVLGGIVVGKTEFIEPIRFFCRHTGPAMSPFNAWLLSKSLETLAVRMERHCSNALRLAQFLEQHPEVAKTIYPFLPSHPQHELALKQMKMGGGIVTIEVKGGLEQGRAFLNAVKMCSLSSNLGDTRSIVTHPASTTHSKLSEAERVAVGINPGTVRISVGLEYIDDIIADIDQALLSSAQH; from the coding sequence ATGCATCCAGAAACACTGGCAATCCGCGGTCAAATGGACCGCACCGACTACCGCGAGCACAGCCCGGCCATGTACCTCACTTCGAGTTTCACATTTCCCAATGCGGAGCTCATGGCGGATACTTTTGCCGGACTCAACGACGACATCATTTATTCGCGCTACAACAACCCTAGCGTTGACGAATTCATCAGCAAGGTTTGCCAGATGGAAGGCGTTGAGGATGGGTTTGCTACGGCTTCGGGCATGGCGGCGGTATTTGCCAGTATGGCGGCCTTGCTGCGTTCTGGCGACCACGTGTTGGCTTCCCGGGCGGTATTTGGATCTACCCACCAGATTTTGACCCAAATTTTCCCCAAGTGGGGGATCAGCCATACTTACGTCGATCCGGATGACATTGACAACTGGGAACAAGCCATCCAGCCCAATACCAAAATGCTGGTGCTGGAGTCGCCTTCCAATCCGGGTTTGGCCCTGGTTGATTTGGAAAAAGCCGGACAACTGTGCAAAAAGCACGGCCTGATTTTCAACATCGACAATTGTTTTGCCACGCCAGTGATTCAAACGCCAAATGATTATGGCGCTGATTTGATTGTCCATTCTGCTACCAAGTGGATGGACGGGCAAGGGCGCGTACTCGGCGGGATCGTGGTGGGCAAAACCGAATTCATCGAACCGATTCGCTTTTTTTGTCGACACACTGGCCCGGCCATGTCTCCCTTCAACGCCTGGTTGTTGAGCAAAAGTTTGGAAACCCTGGCCGTACGGATGGAGCGGCATTGCAGCAATGCGCTGCGGTTGGCCCAATTCCTGGAACAGCACCCGGAAGTCGCCAAAACCATTTATCCTTTCCTGCCTTCTCATCCTCAACACGAGCTGGCGCTGAAACAGATGAAAATGGGCGGGGGCATCGTCACCATTGAAGTCAAGGGTGGATTGGAACAGGGGCGTGCTTTTCTGAATGCCGTAAAGATGTGTTCATTGTCTTCCAATTTGGGCGATACCCGCAGCATTGTGACCCATCCGGCATCGACCACACACAGCAAGTTGAGCGAAGCAGAGCGGGTGGCGGT